The nucleotide window TGGTACAACTCATCATAGGTTAGCACTCTTGGAACCCACGGAAGTTTTGTATGAGGGAACTTACTTGCAGCACAGAAATCTGTGTATCTGTCATTAAGAAGATCCACTACCTCTTCAAATGCCCCTTGAGCAGCTGTCTTCATCTTCTGGAGTACCATGTCAGGTGTGCTTATATGAGTAGCATAGTTAAAGTAAAGATTAGCTGTCTTTGGAATCTGTACCGAATATTCCTCTTTTAAATCTCTGTTTCTAAGAGTAATCGGCGGCAGGGATACCTCTTTTTCCACTACATCTGAATACTTTATATTTTTATCTACCTGAGTTATGATAGCACTGGTAATTAAATTTGGATCAAGACCTTTATACGGCTGGCCAACATGTGTTTCCTTTCCTACCACATAGAAAGAAGGCATCAGTTTCCCCACAGTTCCTATATATATGTATTTTTGATCATCCTCCTCATAACGGGGAGCCATGTAGTCGGTATCTACTACTGACAAATACTCAAATCCTTCTTTCTCCTGAAGTCTTACAAGCTCTGGAACAAATGAAAGCATTCCTCCTGAGCTTCCTTCTTCATCCCCAACTGCTGCAAAAATAAGGTTTCCCTCAAACTCTGAAATATTTTTTGTTATATCTTCTATTATTGTCATTATAGTGGCAACTCCACACTTCATGTCAAAGATTCCTCTACCAAAAAGCCAGTCCCCTGTTTCTAAATCCTTTTTGGCATCCTCTGGAAGTTTTAGCTCATTAAGCTTTTCCGCAAGTTCATATGGTTTTGTGGCATACTCTTCAAAACCGGAATAGTCACTAATCCCCACAGTATCTGAATGTCCTATTAAAACTACAGTTTTGTTGCTAGGAGCTTTTTCTCCCTTAACAATAGCCACTACATTTTTTCGTCCTATAGAGTCATTGTTAAAATCCAAGAAATTTAGAAGTTGGGGATTTTTTTTATAATAGGGCATATCAGAAAAGACTTCATATATCTTGTTACTGGCATCTATCTCCCCGCTTGTTCCTACAACACTAAGTACCTTCGTTAAGTCAATAGTCAACCTTTCAATTTTTTCGGCTAGCATATATTCCTCCTTTAAAATTTAGGTTTAAAGGTTACCTTTATATGGATAATTGATAAAAATATCCACAATAAAAGTCCCCTTGCTATAAGTATAGCCAGGGGACTCATTGAGCTTCATAGGACTTCAAAAAAAATTAAA belongs to Fusobacteria bacterium ZRK30 and includes:
- a CDS encoding M20/M25/M40 family metallo-hydrolase encodes the protein MLAEKIERLTIDLTKVLSVVGTSGEIDASNKIYEVFSDMPYYKKNPQLLNFLDFNNDSIGRKNVVAIVKGEKAPSNKTVVLIGHSDTVGISDYSGFEEYATKPYELAEKLNELKLPEDAKKDLETGDWLFGRGIFDMKCGVATIMTIIEDITKNISEFEGNLIFAAVGDEEGSSGGMLSFVPELVRLQEKEGFEYLSVVDTDYMAPRYEEDDQKYIYIGTVGKLMPSFYVVGKETHVGQPYKGLDPNLITSAIITQVDKNIKYSDVVEKEVSLPPITLRNRDLKEEYSVQIPKTANLYFNYATHISTPDMVLQKMKTAAQGAFEEVVDLLNDRYTDFCAASKFPHTKLPWVPRVLTYDELYQLVHAEMGEKLEAAVEKYKNELLGKEEIDERDFGLKVIEKVHSLWSDKNPVVILYYSPPYYPHIYVNGSNQKEIALLESVSQAVESHDHGYNVINKKFYPYISDLSFVSAPQDEEVLNTLTLNMPAFGSKYDLPIKDMQKLNLPVVNIGPFGKDAHQYTERIERKYSFDVAPKFVYETLKNLLKG